A single Eubalaena glacialis isolate mEubGla1 chromosome 18, mEubGla1.1.hap2.+ XY, whole genome shotgun sequence DNA region contains:
- the FHOD1 gene encoding FH1/FH2 domain-containing protein 1 isoform X2 produces MAGEEDRGDGEPVSVVTVRVQYLEDTDPFACANFPEPRRAPTCSLDGALPLGAQIPALHHLLGAPLKLEDCALQVSPSGYYLDPELSLEEQREMLEGFFEEISKGRKPTLILRTQLSLRVNAILEKLYGSSGPELRRSLFSLKQIFQEDKDLVPEFVHSEGLSCLIHVGAAADHNYQSYILRALGQLMLFVDGMLGVVAHSETVQWLYTLCASLSRLVVKTALKLLLVFVEYSESNAPLFIRAVNSVASTTGALPWANLVSILEEKNGADPELLVYTVTLINKTLAALPDQDSFYDVTDALEQQGMEALVQRHLGTAGTDVDLRAQLMLYESALRLEDGDIEEAIAGGRRITRRKPSSEEGKRIRRSLEVRSPEPGPALPTGPTYSAIGPAPPTGPASSAVGPVSGLHTTLSLFPTISVTPSPDSSCERSIYKARFLENVAAAETEKQAVLAQGQAETLAGAMPDDVDGHPDTQELRGSPEPAPAPGTPQSAAPQILLRTQHSLEPEPKEPLAPPSPKAEPVRELPTSIPSLCIGDLDFSDLGEDEDQDVLNTESVEAGKGVPPPPPPLPGGPPPPPPPPPPPIKSPFPPPPPAAALPPSAPDGLALPTKRKTVKLFWRELKLAGVHGGSGSHFGPCPTLWASLEPVSVDTARLEHLFESRAKDVLPSKKAGEGRRTVTTVLDPKRSNAINIGLTTLPPVHVIKAALLNFDEFAVSKDGIEKLLTMMPTEEERQKIEEAQLANPDIPLGPAENFLMTLASIRGLAARLQLWAFKLDYDSMEREIAEPLFDLKVGMQQLVQNATFHCILATLLAVGNFLNGSQSSGFELSYLEKVSEVKDTVRRQSLLHHLCSLVLQTRPDSSDLYSEIPALIRCAKVDFEQLTENLGQLERRSRAAEESLRSLSKHELAPALRARLTHFLSHCTCRVAMLRVVHRRVCNRFHAFLLYLGYTAQAAREARVMQFCHTLREFALEYRTCRDRVLQQQQKRATYRERNKTRGRMITETEKFSGVAAGETPSNPSIPVAVSSGPGEGDADSHASMKSLLASKPEDTTHGRRSRGMVQSSSPVMPTAVGPCTVPPEEPPGSSLPSDTSDEIMDLLVQSVTKSSPRALAARERKRSRGNRKSLRRTLKSGLGEDLVQALGLSKGPGLEV; encoded by the exons ATGGCCGGCGAGGAAGACCGCGGGGACGGGGAGCCGGTATCAGTGGTGACCGTGCGGGTGCAGTACCTAGAGGACACCGACCCTTTCGCATGTGCCAACTTCCCGGAGCCGCGCCGGGCCCCCACCTGCAGCCTGGACGGGGCGCTGCCCCTGGGCGCGCAGATACCCGCGCTGCACCACCTGCTGGGGGCGCCGCTCAAG CTAGAGGACTGTGCCCTGCAAGTGTCTCCGTCTGGATACTACCTGGACCCTGAGCTGTCCCTAGAAGAGCAGCGGGAGATGCTGGAGGGCTTCTTTGAAGAGATCAG CAAAGGGCGGAAGCCTACTCTGATCCTGCGGACCCAGCTCTCTCTGAGAGTCAATGCCATCTTAG AAAAGTTGTATGGCtccagtggccctgagctccgcCGCTCTCTCTTCTCACTAAAGCAGATCTTCCAG GAGGACAAGGACCTGGTGCCTGAATTCGTGCACTCGGAGGGGCTGAGTTGCCTAATCCATGTGGGCGCTGCTGCCGACCACAACTACCAGAGCTATATCCTCCGAG cactagGCCAGCTGATGCTTTTTGTGGATGGGATGCTGGGGGTGGTGGCCCATAGTGAGACCGTGCAGTGGCTGTACACACTGTGTGCCAGCCTG TCCCGCTTGGTGGTGAAGACAGCCCTGAAGCTGCTGCTGGTGTTTGTGGAATACTCTGAGAGCAACGCACCACTGTTCATCCGTGCAGTCAACTCTGTGGCCAGCACCACGG GTGCTCTTCCATGGGCCAATTTGGTGTCCATCCTGGAGGAGAAGAATGGCGCTGACCCCGAGTTGCTGGTGTACACTGTCACCCTCATCAACAAG ACTCTGGCAGCGCTCCCGGATCAGGACTCCTTCTATGACGTGACGGATGCACTGGAGCAGCAGGGCATGGAGGCACTGGTCCAGCGCCACTTGGGCACCGCGGGCACTGACGTCGACCTGCGCGCCCAGCTTATGCTCTATGAG AGCGCCCTGCGGTTGGAGGATGGGGACATCGAAGAAGCCATCGCAGGTGGGCGGCGCATCACCCGCCGAAAGCCTTCCTCAGAGGAGGGCAAGAGGATCCGCCGATCTCTAGAAGTGCGCTCCCCGGAGCCTGG CCCTGCCTTGCCGACCGGCCCCACCTACAGCGCCATAGGCCCCGCCCCACCTACAGGCCCCGCCTCCAGCGCCGTGGGCCCTGTCTCTGGCCTCCATACCACCTTGAGCCTCTTTCCTACCATCTCCGTGACGCCCTCACCCGACAGCTCCTGCGAGAGGAGCATCTACAA AGCCCGGTTCCTGGAGAATGTAGCAGCAgcagaaacagaaaagcaggcTGTGCTGGCCCAGGGCCAGGCAGAGACGTTGGCTGGAGCCATGCCCGATGATGTCGATGGACACCCAG ACACCCAAGAATTACGGGGCTCCCCAGAACCAGCCCCTGCACCTGGAACACCCCAGAGCGCTGCCCCTCAAATCCTGCTCCGTACTCAGCACAGCCTCGAGCCAGAGCCCAAGGAGCCATTGGCCCCACCAAGCCCCAAGGCTGAGCCCGTCCGGGAGCTCCCTACCAGCATACCCAGCCTCTGCATTGGGGACCTGGACTTCTCAGATCTGGGGGAGGATGAAGACCAGGACGTGCTGAACACGGAGTCTGTGGAGGCGGGGAAAGGggtcccgcccccgccgcccccgctcCCAGGAGGCCCCCCACCTcctccgcccccaccccccccacccatcAAAAGCCccttcccaccaccacccccagctgcCGCTCTTCCCCCCTCAGCACCTGATGGCCTAGCCCTCCCCACCAAGAGGAAGACAGTAAAACTCTTCTGGCGGGAGCTAAAGCTGGCTGGGGTCCATGGAGGCTCTGGCAGCCACTTTgggccctgccccaccctgtgGGCCTCACTAGAGCCTGTCTCGGTGGATACAGCCCGGCTAGAACACCTGTTCGAGTCCCGTGCCAAGGATGTGCTGCCTTCCAAG AAAGCTGGTGAGGGCCGCCGCACAGTGACCACCGTGCTGGACCCCAAGCGCAGCAACGCCATCAACATCGGCCTAACCACGCTGCCACCTGTGCACGTCATTAAGGCTGCCCTGCTCAACTTTGATGAGTTTGCTGTCAGCAAGGATGGCATTGAG AAGCTACTGACCATGATGCCCACAGAGGAGGAGCGGCAGAAGATCGAGGAGGCCCAGCTGGCCAATCCTGACATACCCCTGGGCCCAGCCGAGAACTTCCTGATGACTCTCGCTTCCATCAGGGGCCTGGCTGCCCGCCTACAACTCTGGGCCTTCAAGCTGGATTATGACAGCATGGAGCGG GAAATTGCAGAGCCACTGTTTGACCTGAAAGTGGGCATGCAACAGCTGGTGCAAAATGCCACCTTCCACTGCATCCTGGCCACCCTGCTGGCTGTGGGCAACTTCCTCAACGGCTCCCAG AGCAGCGGCTTTGAGCTGAGCTACCTGGAGAAGGTGTCAGAGGTGAAAGACACGGTGCGCCGACAGTCACTGCTGCATCATCTCTGCTCCCTGGTGCTCCAGACCCGGCCTGATTCCTCTGACCTCTACTCAGAAATTCCTGCCCTGATCCGCTGTGCCAAG GTGGACTTTGAGCAGCTGACTGAGAACCTGGGGCAGCTGGAGCGCCGAAGCCGGGCAGCCGAAGAGAGCCTGCGGAGCTTGTCCAAGCACGAGCTGGCTCCAGCCCTGCGTGCCCGCCTCACCCACTTCCTGTCCCATTGTACCTGCCGCGTTGCCATGCTGAGGGTCGTGCACCGCCGCGTCTGCAACAG GTTCCACGCCTTCCTGCTGTACCTGGGGTACACAGCGCAGGCAGCCCGTGAGGCGCGCGTCATGCAGTTCTGCCACACACTGCGGGAGTTCGCACTGGAGTATCGGACTTGCCGGGACCGggtgctgcagcagcagcagaagcGGGCCACGTACCGTGAGCGCAACAAGACCCGGGGACGCATGATCACCGAG aCAGAGAAGTTCTCAGGTGTGGCGGCTGGGGAAACCCCCAGCAACCCATCTATCCCAGTGGCTGTGAGCAGTGGGCCAGGAGAGGGTGATGCCGACAGTCACGCCAGCATGAAGAGTCTGCTGGCCAGCAAGCCCGAGGACACCACACATGGCCGCCGCAGCAGAG GCATGGTCCAGAGCAGCTCCCCAGTCATGCCCACAGCAGTGGGGCCCTGCACTGTACCCCCAGAAGAACCTCCAGGCTCCAGTTTACCCAGTGACACTTCAGATGAGATCATGGACCTGCTGGTGCAGTCAGTGACCAAGAGCAGTCCTCGTGCCTTAGCTGCTCGGGAACGCAAGCGTTCCCGTGGCAACCGCAAGTCTT TGAGACGGACGTTGAAGAGCGGGCTCGGAGAGGACCTGGTACAGGCACTAGGACTGAGCAAGGGTCCTGGCCTGGAAGTGTGA
- the FHOD1 gene encoding FH1/FH2 domain-containing protein 1 isoform X3 has translation MLEGFFEEISKGRKPTLILRTQLSLRVNAILEKLYGSSGPELRRSLFSLKQIFQEDKDLVPEFVHSEGLSCLIHVGAAADHNYQSYILRALGQLMLFVDGMLGVVAHSETVQWLYTLCASLSRLVVKTALKLLLVFVEYSESNAPLFIRAVNSVASTTGALPWANLVSILEEKNGADPELLVYTVTLINKTLAALPDQDSFYDVTDALEQQGMEALVQRHLGTAGTDVDLRAQLMLYESALRLEDGDIEEAIAGGRRITRRKPSSEEGKRIRRSLEVRSPEPGSTGPASPVVSTSSSASPALPTGPTYSAIGPAPPTGPASSAVGPVSGLHTTLSLFPTISVTPSPDSSCERSIYKARFLENVAAAETEKQAVLAQGQAETLAGAMPDDVDGHPDTQELRGSPEPAPAPGTPQSAAPQILLRTQHSLEPEPKEPLAPPSPKAEPVRELPTSIPSLCIGDLDFSDLGEDEDQDVLNTESVEAGKGVPPPPPPLPGGPPPPPPPPPPPIKSPFPPPPPAAALPPSAPDGLALPTKRKTVKLFWRELKLAGVHGGSGSHFGPCPTLWASLEPVSVDTARLEHLFESRAKDVLPSKKAGEGRRTVTTVLDPKRSNAINIGLTTLPPVHVIKAALLNFDEFAVSKDGIEKLLTMMPTEEERQKIEEAQLANPDIPLGPAENFLMTLASIRGLAARLQLWAFKLDYDSMEREIAEPLFDLKVGMQQLVQNATFHCILATLLAVGNFLNGSQSSGFELSYLEKVSEVKDTVRRQSLLHHLCSLVLQTRPDSSDLYSEIPALIRCAKVDFEQLTENLGQLERRSRAAEESLRSLSKHELAPALRARLTHFLSHCTCRVAMLRVVHRRVCNRFHAFLLYLGYTAQAAREARVMQFCHTLREFALEYRTCRDRVLQQQQKRATYRERNKTRGRMITETEKFSGVAAGETPSNPSIPVAVSSGPGEGDADSHASMKSLLASKPEDTTHGRRSRGMVQSSSPVMPTAVGPCTVPPEEPPGSSLPSDTSDEIMDLLVQSVTKSSPRALAARERKRSRGNRKSLRRTLKSGLGEDLVQALGLSKGPGLEV, from the exons ATGCTGGAGGGCTTCTTTGAAGAGATCAG CAAAGGGCGGAAGCCTACTCTGATCCTGCGGACCCAGCTCTCTCTGAGAGTCAATGCCATCTTAG AAAAGTTGTATGGCtccagtggccctgagctccgcCGCTCTCTCTTCTCACTAAAGCAGATCTTCCAG GAGGACAAGGACCTGGTGCCTGAATTCGTGCACTCGGAGGGGCTGAGTTGCCTAATCCATGTGGGCGCTGCTGCCGACCACAACTACCAGAGCTATATCCTCCGAG cactagGCCAGCTGATGCTTTTTGTGGATGGGATGCTGGGGGTGGTGGCCCATAGTGAGACCGTGCAGTGGCTGTACACACTGTGTGCCAGCCTG TCCCGCTTGGTGGTGAAGACAGCCCTGAAGCTGCTGCTGGTGTTTGTGGAATACTCTGAGAGCAACGCACCACTGTTCATCCGTGCAGTCAACTCTGTGGCCAGCACCACGG GTGCTCTTCCATGGGCCAATTTGGTGTCCATCCTGGAGGAGAAGAATGGCGCTGACCCCGAGTTGCTGGTGTACACTGTCACCCTCATCAACAAG ACTCTGGCAGCGCTCCCGGATCAGGACTCCTTCTATGACGTGACGGATGCACTGGAGCAGCAGGGCATGGAGGCACTGGTCCAGCGCCACTTGGGCACCGCGGGCACTGACGTCGACCTGCGCGCCCAGCTTATGCTCTATGAG AGCGCCCTGCGGTTGGAGGATGGGGACATCGAAGAAGCCATCGCAGGTGGGCGGCGCATCACCCGCCGAAAGCCTTCCTCAGAGGAGGGCAAGAGGATCCGCCGATCTCTAGAAGTGCGCTCCCCGGAGCCTGG CTCCACAGGCCCCGCCTCACCAGTagtctccacctcctcctccgcCAGCCCTGCCTTGCCGACCGGCCCCACCTACAGCGCCATAGGCCCCGCCCCACCTACAGGCCCCGCCTCCAGCGCCGTGGGCCCTGTCTCTGGCCTCCATACCACCTTGAGCCTCTTTCCTACCATCTCCGTGACGCCCTCACCCGACAGCTCCTGCGAGAGGAGCATCTACAA AGCCCGGTTCCTGGAGAATGTAGCAGCAgcagaaacagaaaagcaggcTGTGCTGGCCCAGGGCCAGGCAGAGACGTTGGCTGGAGCCATGCCCGATGATGTCGATGGACACCCAG ACACCCAAGAATTACGGGGCTCCCCAGAACCAGCCCCTGCACCTGGAACACCCCAGAGCGCTGCCCCTCAAATCCTGCTCCGTACTCAGCACAGCCTCGAGCCAGAGCCCAAGGAGCCATTGGCCCCACCAAGCCCCAAGGCTGAGCCCGTCCGGGAGCTCCCTACCAGCATACCCAGCCTCTGCATTGGGGACCTGGACTTCTCAGATCTGGGGGAGGATGAAGACCAGGACGTGCTGAACACGGAGTCTGTGGAGGCGGGGAAAGGggtcccgcccccgccgcccccgctcCCAGGAGGCCCCCCACCTcctccgcccccaccccccccacccatcAAAAGCCccttcccaccaccacccccagctgcCGCTCTTCCCCCCTCAGCACCTGATGGCCTAGCCCTCCCCACCAAGAGGAAGACAGTAAAACTCTTCTGGCGGGAGCTAAAGCTGGCTGGGGTCCATGGAGGCTCTGGCAGCCACTTTgggccctgccccaccctgtgGGCCTCACTAGAGCCTGTCTCGGTGGATACAGCCCGGCTAGAACACCTGTTCGAGTCCCGTGCCAAGGATGTGCTGCCTTCCAAG AAAGCTGGTGAGGGCCGCCGCACAGTGACCACCGTGCTGGACCCCAAGCGCAGCAACGCCATCAACATCGGCCTAACCACGCTGCCACCTGTGCACGTCATTAAGGCTGCCCTGCTCAACTTTGATGAGTTTGCTGTCAGCAAGGATGGCATTGAG AAGCTACTGACCATGATGCCCACAGAGGAGGAGCGGCAGAAGATCGAGGAGGCCCAGCTGGCCAATCCTGACATACCCCTGGGCCCAGCCGAGAACTTCCTGATGACTCTCGCTTCCATCAGGGGCCTGGCTGCCCGCCTACAACTCTGGGCCTTCAAGCTGGATTATGACAGCATGGAGCGG GAAATTGCAGAGCCACTGTTTGACCTGAAAGTGGGCATGCAACAGCTGGTGCAAAATGCCACCTTCCACTGCATCCTGGCCACCCTGCTGGCTGTGGGCAACTTCCTCAACGGCTCCCAG AGCAGCGGCTTTGAGCTGAGCTACCTGGAGAAGGTGTCAGAGGTGAAAGACACGGTGCGCCGACAGTCACTGCTGCATCATCTCTGCTCCCTGGTGCTCCAGACCCGGCCTGATTCCTCTGACCTCTACTCAGAAATTCCTGCCCTGATCCGCTGTGCCAAG GTGGACTTTGAGCAGCTGACTGAGAACCTGGGGCAGCTGGAGCGCCGAAGCCGGGCAGCCGAAGAGAGCCTGCGGAGCTTGTCCAAGCACGAGCTGGCTCCAGCCCTGCGTGCCCGCCTCACCCACTTCCTGTCCCATTGTACCTGCCGCGTTGCCATGCTGAGGGTCGTGCACCGCCGCGTCTGCAACAG GTTCCACGCCTTCCTGCTGTACCTGGGGTACACAGCGCAGGCAGCCCGTGAGGCGCGCGTCATGCAGTTCTGCCACACACTGCGGGAGTTCGCACTGGAGTATCGGACTTGCCGGGACCGggtgctgcagcagcagcagaagcGGGCCACGTACCGTGAGCGCAACAAGACCCGGGGACGCATGATCACCGAG aCAGAGAAGTTCTCAGGTGTGGCGGCTGGGGAAACCCCCAGCAACCCATCTATCCCAGTGGCTGTGAGCAGTGGGCCAGGAGAGGGTGATGCCGACAGTCACGCCAGCATGAAGAGTCTGCTGGCCAGCAAGCCCGAGGACACCACACATGGCCGCCGCAGCAGAG GCATGGTCCAGAGCAGCTCCCCAGTCATGCCCACAGCAGTGGGGCCCTGCACTGTACCCCCAGAAGAACCTCCAGGCTCCAGTTTACCCAGTGACACTTCAGATGAGATCATGGACCTGCTGGTGCAGTCAGTGACCAAGAGCAGTCCTCGTGCCTTAGCTGCTCGGGAACGCAAGCGTTCCCGTGGCAACCGCAAGTCTT TGAGACGGACGTTGAAGAGCGGGCTCGGAGAGGACCTGGTACAGGCACTAGGACTGAGCAAGGGTCCTGGCCTGGAAGTGTGA
- the FHOD1 gene encoding FH1/FH2 domain-containing protein 1 isoform X1: protein MAGEEDRGDGEPVSVVTVRVQYLEDTDPFACANFPEPRRAPTCSLDGALPLGAQIPALHHLLGAPLKLEDCALQVSPSGYYLDPELSLEEQREMLEGFFEEISKGRKPTLILRTQLSLRVNAILEKLYGSSGPELRRSLFSLKQIFQEDKDLVPEFVHSEGLSCLIHVGAAADHNYQSYILRALGQLMLFVDGMLGVVAHSETVQWLYTLCASLSRLVVKTALKLLLVFVEYSESNAPLFIRAVNSVASTTGALPWANLVSILEEKNGADPELLVYTVTLINKTLAALPDQDSFYDVTDALEQQGMEALVQRHLGTAGTDVDLRAQLMLYESALRLEDGDIEEAIAGGRRITRRKPSSEEGKRIRRSLEVRSPEPGSTGPASPVVSTSSSASPALPTGPTYSAIGPAPPTGPASSAVGPVSGLHTTLSLFPTISVTPSPDSSCERSIYKARFLENVAAAETEKQAVLAQGQAETLAGAMPDDVDGHPDTQELRGSPEPAPAPGTPQSAAPQILLRTQHSLEPEPKEPLAPPSPKAEPVRELPTSIPSLCIGDLDFSDLGEDEDQDVLNTESVEAGKGVPPPPPPLPGGPPPPPPPPPPPIKSPFPPPPPAAALPPSAPDGLALPTKRKTVKLFWRELKLAGVHGGSGSHFGPCPTLWASLEPVSVDTARLEHLFESRAKDVLPSKKAGEGRRTVTTVLDPKRSNAINIGLTTLPPVHVIKAALLNFDEFAVSKDGIEKLLTMMPTEEERQKIEEAQLANPDIPLGPAENFLMTLASIRGLAARLQLWAFKLDYDSMEREIAEPLFDLKVGMQQLVQNATFHCILATLLAVGNFLNGSQSSGFELSYLEKVSEVKDTVRRQSLLHHLCSLVLQTRPDSSDLYSEIPALIRCAKVDFEQLTENLGQLERRSRAAEESLRSLSKHELAPALRARLTHFLSHCTCRVAMLRVVHRRVCNRFHAFLLYLGYTAQAAREARVMQFCHTLREFALEYRTCRDRVLQQQQKRATYRERNKTRGRMITETEKFSGVAAGETPSNPSIPVAVSSGPGEGDADSHASMKSLLASKPEDTTHGRRSRGMVQSSSPVMPTAVGPCTVPPEEPPGSSLPSDTSDEIMDLLVQSVTKSSPRALAARERKRSRGNRKSLRRTLKSGLGEDLVQALGLSKGPGLEV, encoded by the exons ATGGCCGGCGAGGAAGACCGCGGGGACGGGGAGCCGGTATCAGTGGTGACCGTGCGGGTGCAGTACCTAGAGGACACCGACCCTTTCGCATGTGCCAACTTCCCGGAGCCGCGCCGGGCCCCCACCTGCAGCCTGGACGGGGCGCTGCCCCTGGGCGCGCAGATACCCGCGCTGCACCACCTGCTGGGGGCGCCGCTCAAG CTAGAGGACTGTGCCCTGCAAGTGTCTCCGTCTGGATACTACCTGGACCCTGAGCTGTCCCTAGAAGAGCAGCGGGAGATGCTGGAGGGCTTCTTTGAAGAGATCAG CAAAGGGCGGAAGCCTACTCTGATCCTGCGGACCCAGCTCTCTCTGAGAGTCAATGCCATCTTAG AAAAGTTGTATGGCtccagtggccctgagctccgcCGCTCTCTCTTCTCACTAAAGCAGATCTTCCAG GAGGACAAGGACCTGGTGCCTGAATTCGTGCACTCGGAGGGGCTGAGTTGCCTAATCCATGTGGGCGCTGCTGCCGACCACAACTACCAGAGCTATATCCTCCGAG cactagGCCAGCTGATGCTTTTTGTGGATGGGATGCTGGGGGTGGTGGCCCATAGTGAGACCGTGCAGTGGCTGTACACACTGTGTGCCAGCCTG TCCCGCTTGGTGGTGAAGACAGCCCTGAAGCTGCTGCTGGTGTTTGTGGAATACTCTGAGAGCAACGCACCACTGTTCATCCGTGCAGTCAACTCTGTGGCCAGCACCACGG GTGCTCTTCCATGGGCCAATTTGGTGTCCATCCTGGAGGAGAAGAATGGCGCTGACCCCGAGTTGCTGGTGTACACTGTCACCCTCATCAACAAG ACTCTGGCAGCGCTCCCGGATCAGGACTCCTTCTATGACGTGACGGATGCACTGGAGCAGCAGGGCATGGAGGCACTGGTCCAGCGCCACTTGGGCACCGCGGGCACTGACGTCGACCTGCGCGCCCAGCTTATGCTCTATGAG AGCGCCCTGCGGTTGGAGGATGGGGACATCGAAGAAGCCATCGCAGGTGGGCGGCGCATCACCCGCCGAAAGCCTTCCTCAGAGGAGGGCAAGAGGATCCGCCGATCTCTAGAAGTGCGCTCCCCGGAGCCTGG CTCCACAGGCCCCGCCTCACCAGTagtctccacctcctcctccgcCAGCCCTGCCTTGCCGACCGGCCCCACCTACAGCGCCATAGGCCCCGCCCCACCTACAGGCCCCGCCTCCAGCGCCGTGGGCCCTGTCTCTGGCCTCCATACCACCTTGAGCCTCTTTCCTACCATCTCCGTGACGCCCTCACCCGACAGCTCCTGCGAGAGGAGCATCTACAA AGCCCGGTTCCTGGAGAATGTAGCAGCAgcagaaacagaaaagcaggcTGTGCTGGCCCAGGGCCAGGCAGAGACGTTGGCTGGAGCCATGCCCGATGATGTCGATGGACACCCAG ACACCCAAGAATTACGGGGCTCCCCAGAACCAGCCCCTGCACCTGGAACACCCCAGAGCGCTGCCCCTCAAATCCTGCTCCGTACTCAGCACAGCCTCGAGCCAGAGCCCAAGGAGCCATTGGCCCCACCAAGCCCCAAGGCTGAGCCCGTCCGGGAGCTCCCTACCAGCATACCCAGCCTCTGCATTGGGGACCTGGACTTCTCAGATCTGGGGGAGGATGAAGACCAGGACGTGCTGAACACGGAGTCTGTGGAGGCGGGGAAAGGggtcccgcccccgccgcccccgctcCCAGGAGGCCCCCCACCTcctccgcccccaccccccccacccatcAAAAGCCccttcccaccaccacccccagctgcCGCTCTTCCCCCCTCAGCACCTGATGGCCTAGCCCTCCCCACCAAGAGGAAGACAGTAAAACTCTTCTGGCGGGAGCTAAAGCTGGCTGGGGTCCATGGAGGCTCTGGCAGCCACTTTgggccctgccccaccctgtgGGCCTCACTAGAGCCTGTCTCGGTGGATACAGCCCGGCTAGAACACCTGTTCGAGTCCCGTGCCAAGGATGTGCTGCCTTCCAAG AAAGCTGGTGAGGGCCGCCGCACAGTGACCACCGTGCTGGACCCCAAGCGCAGCAACGCCATCAACATCGGCCTAACCACGCTGCCACCTGTGCACGTCATTAAGGCTGCCCTGCTCAACTTTGATGAGTTTGCTGTCAGCAAGGATGGCATTGAG AAGCTACTGACCATGATGCCCACAGAGGAGGAGCGGCAGAAGATCGAGGAGGCCCAGCTGGCCAATCCTGACATACCCCTGGGCCCAGCCGAGAACTTCCTGATGACTCTCGCTTCCATCAGGGGCCTGGCTGCCCGCCTACAACTCTGGGCCTTCAAGCTGGATTATGACAGCATGGAGCGG GAAATTGCAGAGCCACTGTTTGACCTGAAAGTGGGCATGCAACAGCTGGTGCAAAATGCCACCTTCCACTGCATCCTGGCCACCCTGCTGGCTGTGGGCAACTTCCTCAACGGCTCCCAG AGCAGCGGCTTTGAGCTGAGCTACCTGGAGAAGGTGTCAGAGGTGAAAGACACGGTGCGCCGACAGTCACTGCTGCATCATCTCTGCTCCCTGGTGCTCCAGACCCGGCCTGATTCCTCTGACCTCTACTCAGAAATTCCTGCCCTGATCCGCTGTGCCAAG GTGGACTTTGAGCAGCTGACTGAGAACCTGGGGCAGCTGGAGCGCCGAAGCCGGGCAGCCGAAGAGAGCCTGCGGAGCTTGTCCAAGCACGAGCTGGCTCCAGCCCTGCGTGCCCGCCTCACCCACTTCCTGTCCCATTGTACCTGCCGCGTTGCCATGCTGAGGGTCGTGCACCGCCGCGTCTGCAACAG GTTCCACGCCTTCCTGCTGTACCTGGGGTACACAGCGCAGGCAGCCCGTGAGGCGCGCGTCATGCAGTTCTGCCACACACTGCGGGAGTTCGCACTGGAGTATCGGACTTGCCGGGACCGggtgctgcagcagcagcagaagcGGGCCACGTACCGTGAGCGCAACAAGACCCGGGGACGCATGATCACCGAG aCAGAGAAGTTCTCAGGTGTGGCGGCTGGGGAAACCCCCAGCAACCCATCTATCCCAGTGGCTGTGAGCAGTGGGCCAGGAGAGGGTGATGCCGACAGTCACGCCAGCATGAAGAGTCTGCTGGCCAGCAAGCCCGAGGACACCACACATGGCCGCCGCAGCAGAG GCATGGTCCAGAGCAGCTCCCCAGTCATGCCCACAGCAGTGGGGCCCTGCACTGTACCCCCAGAAGAACCTCCAGGCTCCAGTTTACCCAGTGACACTTCAGATGAGATCATGGACCTGCTGGTGCAGTCAGTGACCAAGAGCAGTCCTCGTGCCTTAGCTGCTCGGGAACGCAAGCGTTCCCGTGGCAACCGCAAGTCTT TGAGACGGACGTTGAAGAGCGGGCTCGGAGAGGACCTGGTACAGGCACTAGGACTGAGCAAGGGTCCTGGCCTGGAAGTGTGA
- the TMEM208 gene encoding transmembrane protein 208 — protein MAPKGKVGTRGKKQIFEENKETLKFYLRIILGANAIYCLVTLVFFYSSASFWAWMALGFSLAVYGASYHSMSSMARAAFSEDGALMDGGMDLNMEQGMAEHLKDVILLTAIVQVLSCFSLYIWSFWLLAPGRALYLLWVNVLGPWFTADSGAPAPEHNEKRQRRQERRQMKRL, from the exons ATGGCG CCCAAGGGCAAAGTGGGCACGAGAGGGAAGAAGCAGATATTTGAGGAGAACAAAGAGACCTTGAAGTTCTACCTGCGAATCATACTGGGGGCCAAT GCCATTTACTGTCTTGTCACCCTGGTCTTCTTCTACTCATCTGCTTCATTTTGGGCCTGG ATGGCCCTGGGCTTTAGTCTGGCAGTATATGGGGCCAGCTACCACTCTATGAGCTCGATGGCAAGGGCAGCCTTCTCTGAGGATGGGGCCCTGATGGATGGTGGAATGGATCTCAACATGGAGCAGGGCATGGCAGA GCACCTTAAAGATGTGATCCTGCTGACAGCTATTGTGCAGGTGCTCAGCTGCTTCTCCCTCTACATCTGGTCCTTCTGGCTTCTG GCGCCGGGCAGAGCCCTTTACCTCCTGTGGGTCAATGTACTGGGCCCTTGGTTCACAGCAGACAGTGGCGCCCCAGCGCCAGAGCACAACGAGAAACGGCAGCGCCGACAGGAGCGGCGGCAGATGAAGCGGTTATAG